ATTTACAGTTTCACACTATCAGAAACAACTTGGACACAAGGGAATGCTACATCTTCAATAAATTGACGTATAAGTGCACGTTGACAACAGAGTCCACTCACCAGGTGGCGTTTCTCTGGCGGCAAGGATGGATCGCTGCCGTCCTGAAATGCACATCCGGGATTCGGGATTATtggatttgtgttgttttttgtcgcGAAAAAGTACACTTTAGTTTTGGTGTTGACATTTGAGCCTCAAAAGGGGAATCGAACCGCAATAAATGAGACACTTAAAGCACTAACACCTGGTTTTGATAATCAGAGGGTGTGACGGGTGGGTTGCTTTTGTCAGTACTGTCAAATTTGAAATGGCACTGTAGTTAATTTCCGGAACCAAAaaggtgtaaaaaaaaatattgcaatTTCGCTTGTGTGTTTCTCCCTCACAATGAGCTCTCTGTACTTCTTCTTGAGTCCCTGGTGGCGATCCCGGAGCTGGTTGGCCATCAGCCTATACTGGTCCCTCTCCTGCTGGTGTAACAGGGTGTGTTATAtcctttaaattataattacacaattgcctttgtttttctctattacctgaagtttagctttccatgccgccttatgctctatttgattttgttctttgttttggctccacctccttctgtactcccgcccacattccagAGAACCCCATAAGTTTCCCgcgccccctgccctcttccctttgttccgatacccttgggaagaggtgtgtacatttattttgtgatcaaatctttgaccatcttatagtttatcattatttatattagttattttgattatacattgtttaattggaagtctggggtatatatctatccatagttattagatagatttcagtgttttggggaactttgtgttttgttgcgatGTCCTAGCATACACCTGACCCTCGTGTAGTCATGCtagttccccttcccccccctgtgtgtttcgtagaggagttggagtaagggcacaagtgctaagaggaagctatttgtacatgtgtgtattcaggtatgtcttttattccttttatttcaatcatttctgttgtaatattgtatgtagCCCTTTGTTTgcgatacccttgggaagagaggagttggagtaagggcacaagtgctaagaggaagctatttgtacatgtgtgtattcagatcgaataaatggacgtcggagtgcccgagtccagacacatcgtgggtcacgtcattcattgctagaaagaaacacaacgcagaacGAACCGGTCACACTGGCAGTTATTCAGCTCCTTGGACAGGATGAGCAGCGCATCCTTCTTACTCTCCAGTTTACGCTTGCACACTAAGAACTGGCCAGCATGGCGAAGAAGATTCATGTGAAGATTAGTGCATCCGTTGTTGTGCAAAACAATTGTATCACGTTAGTTAGTTGTTAGTAAGGGAGGTTTGGTGTTAGCATCTTTTTAAAAGGCATGTTTCAATTTTTACTTATTCAGGTGGAAGAGTTTTTAATATTTACAACACTGTTATAAGCATTTTATGTTATGAGTGAACATCACCCTCTTGTGAAAAGCAAAGTAAGATATAGTAATTGTATCCATGATAACACtgatattaaaaaaaagggttagaaaaaaacatataggcctaaaCGACTTTAGTTGCAGcttattttatcttattttatttcattttacaaTACTATTGTGTTCATTCATTAAATCGTGAAAAAAATGTGCATCTCGTAAACATCGCGAGAACACAAGGGCGAACAAACTCAGTCCCGCAAGGATCGCGAGAACGATCTTCACGAGACGAACTTTTGGTGACGCGATGGTCCGGAAAGGACAGGCAGAGTGAAAGTGCTCATCTCCCAACAATAATCATTATTCGGTTCAATGGTTAAAGAACAGTGCGTCTCGTAAACTCGCCAGAAAACAAggagaacacaaaataaaaaagagatAGAAACAAGGAGAGCACATCGCAAGAACACCAAAATCTCGCGATGTTTTCGAGACGCACTGTCGGCTAGTCCCATATGGAGCAGAGATGAGTGACAGCCCTCACCTCGCACACCAGCCCCTGCCAGTCACTCTCCGTCCTCTTCGGAGAGTGCATGGTCTCCTCCCGCTGAGATAGGAGCGGGTTCTGAAGTCCTCGACTCTCAGTTGAATGTCTCTCCCCCCCGTGGCTACCCTCGGCGTGACGTATCCTCACCTCCGTTTGTTTACCGTGTGACGTCACGAAACGTGGGCGTTGTCATAAGCGGATGTGGGCGTGTCATACGTGGATGTGGGCGTGTTGCCGGAGTGAAGATTATAACCAGAGCCCGTctatattagacattctctgttATAACTTCGATCATATAGCACCTTTCAAGGGATCTTAAGAAGCTTTATCCAACGTAGATAAATTGATAAAGCAACCAAAATTAGATAATGATTAACTCGGCCTTGTTTAGCAGGTGAGgactatttatttgtatatatattcacacaGAAGATTAATGaaatattttcatttattaaaaCAAGTTTCAGGTTTATCCACAAATATAACAGCAGAACCTCGGCAGAGATGGATCAGACTACTGAATCCTGAATGTATTATAATGAACACAAAGAACACAATCAATACATAACTAATTCCCCATGTCTACTTTTAGTTTTCTAAAAAACACATGACTTTAATTGAACATTTGAAGCATAAGCCTACTCCAGAAATGTGGCTGTTTTTATTGACATGCAATTGCAAGAATGCAAAAGAAGTTCACACGTTATGATCGGAGGGATAAAACCAAAGTGTACAAAAAACGGACCGCAGAAATGCCGCTCTGGCTCTGCATTTCCTGATCTTTGCACATTGATGGCGCCATTTCCCTTAGCGGTTATAGTGAGGCCGAAGCTCAGCAGAAGCGTCGGACAAAGTATATGAATATATTCtaatgatacaaaaaaaaaaatacatgttaTTACTTTCATTTCGGAGCTTTGCAATTTAGTCAAATAAACTTTACAAAGTCACACAATACAAGAGTAAAATTATGAATCTGCAAGTTAATCCAAAAGATGTTCTTAAcaataaaacatacatttggaGCAAGATACATAAATAGTTCTCACTGTAGATAGTCGATTGATTGACAGTCAAGGTATGAAGGCGACAAATTAGGAACAGCGTGGATTTAGACAGATGGGTGCTTTTATCTGACACTATGATGGAACTCACACCTTGTCCACCTTGTCGTGTGTGTAATCTGTGTTCAGCCTTCAACAGCAAGCAAACCAAACAGCTTCCGTGTCCATAAGAACATCGGACAAGCAATGTCACAAAAGATCACCTAAAAGCTAAATACTGAACTCTGTTTATTGATTGACacaggctgtttcccaaagtgaaggctgcagccttgctaggacgcgtccttgctagtcgcgtcctatggagatgagactagagtgctagctcgagtgcttcctagcgtttgtaacgtctgactttgggaacgacttggtagtgtggaagcgcttccgcttccgctttttaatagtgcgtgtccgcttgtaaacacatgtgcgcttatgaataaaacatggcagcaatcaagctgatcgatatttatttgacttttgtctgttatgaatgcggtcatgtctccttcgcatggagcctctttggggaagtcacaaaagctttgtggttgatcgaattgtctttattaaaaggaaaatccattcaatttttataaaactaagtgaaattgtctgagaacttaattcatgcatcacatttacagtacggttgattactattatgcagggggaaaaagacaaagaaagagatgataaacgtgtagcctatttatttggatatatgatctgattcattcattcatatatgcctacaatctaccagtgctttgaacacataagtatatcatataaaatacaattatatacgttcattaaaaattacaaacattgcaaatgatcggttgtgcattaattttacaacattggatagtggcactatcccttccaccggcaaacaaatgtttgtgcgccaccctaaggcgcacaaaagcctccgtttgctgggctgaccctaaaaaaaacgtaaaacataaataggtatacataaataatgtaatcttgtgagcgagtaaattgacattggtgacagtggtgtttaacaccagctacgtccatgcaaaatatagcaacgtatcattaagttgcaaaaacgtttgaaaagtggcacaggcctttaggcttgattatttgcattaacatgatgaatctataaaaagcaatacggcacaaaatatttctgaaaactaatataacttcacttcgtttgaacgtgtacttctctgccattttcaagaacccgcccagtgaacgcagaggattgtgggtagttttggctcgtctaggatgcagcgatgcatccttgaaaaatctcggaattctcaaaaacgaaggacccgaaaagggggcgtatttcgagtgtcctcaacattggaacagtgcttgtcggcgttcgatgacgtagcgtccttaaaagggcggccgttgagcatgcttccttgacattgggaaacagccacagTCAGGGTATGAAGAAGACAAATTAGTAACCGCGTGGATTTAGACAGACGGGTGCTTTTATCTAATGCTGCAGATAGGAGACGTTTTCTATGATGGAACTCACATCTATGCTTCATAGCGTCCCCCCACCCAATTCGGACACTGACATTCATGGTATGACGGTGACTGAATGGGGGGGTCCTCCTGACTCCTGGACAGGCACAGAGAAGCCTGGAGCCCGGTCCTCCAGGCTGAGCTTGCTCATCGCAGCACCGGATATgatgtcctccttctccctttcaATCAGCTTGTACTTGCTGTTCCACCCTTTGTTTCTGGCAAAAACGTATGCGCCTCCGAAGAGATCAGGAAATATGGCCATCAAATCAATTTGCTCTGCGTCCTTAGGGCTGTAGAAAATAGATAATatgattatttttaattatcatttACAATAGTGTCCTTATAATGTATCGCTATCTGAACTACATCGTGTCTCAACAGGTTAGGGTTTCCAAATATCTGCAATCGAACCAAACATTAAAAGCAACGCATGTAGGGCGCTGTaagtaacttttaatgttgcattgtcgaagcaataagcagagaaataaaaaaattcaagCGAGAACAGCAATAATAGGCCAATTACTattgagtaaaaaaaataaagatcactagggggcactatttcagtCTGTGAAGGCTGCGGAGTCCACGTGCCCAGGGGGCCGATATCTCATAATCCGTCTATGCATGTACACCAGGCTAATAACACGTTTTCATTGTATTAACCAGGGTTTTAAGAGTGTTATACGTGGAGGATGTCTGCAGCCCATCTGATGATGTTTACTTACGGATGTTGAAGGAGGTTGCGTATGAAGCGAAGTAATCCTGCAGTGTTCTCAGAACACGTCCCTTTGCCGTCCAATTTCTTCACTATCTCCCTGGGGAACTGAAACAGCATAAAACCACAgataagctctctctctctctctctctctctctctctctctctctctctctctctctctctctctctctctctctctctctctctctctctctctctaccttttgTTTCCAGTCCTTCCAGCTTGCCTCCCCTACATCCCGATCCAGTTCATCAAGGAGGCATTTCTCCGTCTTACTGTAGTTTTTCACCTCCTCCACATTACCGATATTTCCTAAGTATCTAATTTTTCTGATAAAGAATTAACAatgataaacaaaaacaaagaagaacCAAGAATCAATCAATACATGCAATTCCATGAAAGGCATCAGTGGTCAATTCATATTATATATCAAACGTTTTACTTTGACTTCAGCCAGAAGAAGGGATGGTCCAGGCATTCCTGCACTGTAGGCCTTTCATTTGGATTTTTGCTGATCATCCACTTCACAAGATCCTTTGTGATCAAATCCTGAACATGGTCAAGACTGTAGAAACCATCAAGAATGTTGCTCTCACATCTAGAGCCTCTGCCAAAAGGATGATGTCCTCCAGATAGGATGTAATATGTCAACATCCCTGCCACctacatgaaaaaataaaaataattaataatgaaagAAAGATATTCTAGGTGAAAACACTAACTCACCAATTCGTTTTTACGTAACAAAGACCTGTATGTCAGCGCTCATCTTGCACGATGCAACATCCTCTTCTAAATTCTCTGTGGCCATCCAGCACTTTGTTCCAGCTTTTTTTGTGTGCCGGGAAGTCTGCCCTTTGGGCAATGTTCTGCTGATGCCAAAATCAGCCAAACGTGCCTTTTCACGAACATCTGCAAAATGAAGAGATCATTGTCCAAGATAAGACAATATCGTTCACATTAAAATAGTTTAAACGCAAACTGTCCACATTTCTTACCTATCAAGACATTCTGTGGTTTAATATCCCGATGGAGGATTTGAGGAGTCTGACCATGTAGCACACTCAAGCTAGATAAAATGTCCGTAACAAGATTTCTcttctgtttttctgtcaaatcAGGTCTTAGGAATTCCTCCAGGGTGAACTCACACAGTTGAAGTGCAAGGTAACCAAAGTTACTGTCTTTGGCGTAGTCCATGTATCTCACAATATTTTCATGTTCAAGCTCTGGAAGTCTTAGGAATGATTCCTCGTTCTTCAGCACATTATCATTCGTTTTAGACATTCTCTTCACTGCCACCTCAGTGCCATCCTCTCTGAGGCCAAGGAAGACCTCAGTTCCATCACTCCCCGTCGCTATGCGGTATTCTTCATCATTCACAAACAATATGCTTCCAACTTTGATGATTTCCTCACTTTTTGAGAGCTTCTCtaatttctctctccatctcacactTCTTTTTGACCACTTCTGCTCTTTTTTAAATGTGGTGTTGCCAGGTTGGAGATCATTTGCAACAGATTCCTGGACAGAAGCTGTGGAGAGGTCACTTGAAGCGTTGTGCAGTCCATCGTTCAGCtgcgagtttttttttttcttcttcttatttttcttctttttcttgggTGCCAACAGCTCTTCTTCAGCTGATATGGAATCTTGTAATACTGCGCTTGGTTGGACTAAATATCTGTGCAGGTGCCTTAATCCTTCTTTGAGAATGTCATCCATCCTCCTTGCTGCAAATGTAAGAATCCCTTCAGGCACAGAAGTTAACCCAATCGATTTAAACATTCCCTTGGCGTGTTCAGTTGAAACAAGGTTTGCAAAAATGCCATAGGCATACATTGCAGTAGTTGTATGATTATCGATTAAAAAGCCAGAAATTCCTGAGCCTAAATTCTTAATGAAATGCCAATCCCAGTCATCTTTCACTTTGGTTTTTTGTGCAATCACATAGAGTGTAATCACAACATTGTTCTGTTCCTCTGGAAACAACACATTTGTGGAAAGCAGCTCAAGTAATATAGGTACGAAAGCCAGTGATATGTTaattggtatctctgtcaaagTGCAAAATACTGAATGTAGATTCTTAACAACCGAAGGCTGATATCCTTTTGGAAGGTTTGGAAAGTGTTTGACAGCCTCCTCAATGTATTGGGTTATCTTATTGTTGTCCCTAAGCCACTGGATACTTTTACTATGGTATTCTTCCTGCTTTAGCCCAGTGACACTTAACATTACATCAAGAATACTGAAATGTGTCTGAGGATGCCTAAGCAGCATAACGGGATCAAACAACTGGAAAATCTCTTCTGGACTCTTTCGCCCGACTGCAATGTCCAGATCAACAAAATGCCTAATTTCTGAACAGATTAGGGAACCTTTTGATGCTAAGCGATGTATCATTTTACAGAACTTGTCATTGTGAGCATCATGTTTAGGGATTGTCATAGCACACATTGCAACAATTGCACCTGCACCAATTAATGCTTTTGCAATATCATCTCTGCCATTGATGGCAGCGATTTGCAGTGGGGTCAGATTCAAATTAATCTGATTATTACTGGCTCTATTTGGATCAGATTTTGCTGCCAGCAATTTATGCACAAAATAAATTGGAACTTTGCTAAATGAAGCAAAATGCAAAGGTTTCCAACAATGACGTGAACATGTGTTTGGGTCTGCAGCTTcatgtaaaagaaaaagaaaaatgccctccttttgaaatgcaacagcagCAATCAAAGGGGAGACCTCATCGTTTAACTCCTTGCATGGGTAAAGTCCATTAATGTcatgtttcttaagcaatagtTTGAGCTTATCGGGTTTGTTGCTGATTATACACTGGATTATTGGGTGTGTTTCATTGATGATGAGAGTCTCTGGTTTGAATAACTGGAACTCATGTCTCATGAAACTCATGTCTTCTGTTCACAATACCTGTTGGGTGATATAGTCATTAGGTCAGTGCAATATCTGTTGCCTTAAATGAAAATATGCAATACATTGTAGCATCAATATTGAAATACTAAATTAAATCCACAATGCCTCTAGTTCTTGTTAATTTTGGTCCCACTTGCTGTTTTGACCAACAATCTTTTTGTACAGTTATTCAGTATAGAAGCCCATTCCCGTCagtgaataaaaaatatgaGAAACTTTCTCACAGCAGACGAAGTAGCAGTTCAGCATATTCAACTTGACAGGGAAATGGATTGTGAGTACAATAATGACTACTTTAAACGTGGCTTTACAACAGATGAAATACAATTTTTGCTTGCTGAATGACATGGTATTGTACAAAGCAAACGCACCCAGTCCGTGTTGCAGGGTTCATTTTGCATTTGCTTCTTGTtggtaataaacattttaacGGTTATCCATTGTGTTTGATGGAATGTAATATGaaaagtaggtactattttagcggtttgcgATTGATTCTCATTTGGCCaacaattgattgattgattgtctttATTTCAAACATgtaagcaataaaaaaaaaaagttcaaatgGTAGTAGATGAATAAATAAGACAAAAGCAGAAAGAGACACACTTGCCACATGCTCGAAAGGGGGTAGGAGGTAGTAAAAAAACGTATCTAGTCCTACCCCTGAACAGATCCATTTAGCCTGGATAgtttatattatgttattaacACGtcagtgttaaaaaaaaagcaataataaCTATATTACTCAGTTCTATCAAAGAATTAATATAAATATGAGTAATGACTAATTATATAttacaatgcattgcatgacgtcacgttggggagacgacAGACCAAAGCTTGCATTGAGACCCTCGAGTGTAAAGACTAGTGAGAGTGTTCTAACAGATTATACAGATAAATACATAAATGAACATATCATTTATAGATAGCCTAGATAGaaagatagcctagtcaagtctttatcaTTGCAAAATGACAGAAATCAtcgggaattcatttaggtgattcggCTTACAGAGGACAGTacaagggagacaacaagtctgactggacatacacaaaatacatcacatcaAAACTAGACACAtgtgtagatagatagatagatagacagacagacagatggacggacggacggacggatggatagacagatagatatataatagatagatagataaatatgttCTATTTTTTGCGGAGCCagacagtcctgtgcacgtatgcaaaaatagttctagtactaggctgaggctaccttccacgTCACCCCAACGTGACTTCATCGCTGAGTAGAGAACACCTGTTATTACCaaaaacgacaaaaacttgacttttacacaattttggagacattttttAAACGATAGACATTTATTAAGGGCTGCGAAAGTGGTGGTTAACCCGCAACACAGCCTTTAAGCAAGAAGCAGCTCTGGCGGAGAACGAATGAAACTGATGAGGCTGTGGTTTCAACCTTCACTGAACAGCAACTAGAAACATCTGGTCATTTTCATGGAGACGATGAAGGGATCTTTGAAAAGTGCTACTGGAGCGCATGCGTACTTTCTATATCATAATTATGACTTTTATGTCATTATTATGACTTTTTATCTTATAATTTCGACTTATTAAAAACAATAGCAACATAACCTGCGCATAAACATGATAGATCAGGATAGACTAGCTTTAGAaaaggaatttgttgtatcaaGGAAGAGTTTCATCTATAAAGTTTTTTGGCGGGAATGGGCTTCCATATAGAAACAACACACAATAGAAGAAACGCTTTGAACAGTAAAGAAACTGTCACCTTTTGGGGACTCTAATGTGACTTAATTTGATTATTGGCTGacattttttgttgatttttaGCTGATCTTAAGGAAGGAAGCTTTGCCCCGAACACAGAAATGTaacattttctgaataaaagctCTCTGAGACAGgatatatttcatatatatattagacAGGGATATTACAGATATAACAAAGATGTGAGGGTCATTTTACTCACCATTTTCATGGAGAACTTCGGTTCAATGGTTCAAGGCGAGACAGAGAAAACATTAAACGCTTAGTTTAGTCAGATGAAACAACGTATCAAAGTTTAGTTTAGTCTGATGAGACAGCAGCAGAGCAAAGTAAAGTGAACCTCAGCTCAGTAAAGTAAAGTTAGTGAACCTCAGTTTCACCAACGTGGAACTTTTTTCTCAACGACAGGTTTTGTTTCTCTGTGAGCTCCTCCTTAAAGGGGAAGTGTAATGTTacgcctcatgcccactgcaccgtcagtcaaaggacgtgggaaggcgtggctgacggatgggggagtagtctttgcagaggcatccgtcagccaatcaaatcgcttcccaAGGTATATaatattgtaaaaaataataaaaagaccacattgttattatttgcaattcAGAGCTTTTCAATTTGCTCAAAGAAACTTTACAAAGTCACACAATACAAGAGCACGACTATGAATCTGTAAGCAAATCAAACAGCTTGCTCTtatacataaaaatacatttggaaCCAGCTACATAAATAGTTCTCACTGTAGATCACAGGACATCAGAAATAAaagttgattaaaaaaaactcaacaGATTAAC
This is a stretch of genomic DNA from Gadus chalcogrammus isolate NIFS_2021 chromosome 17, NIFS_Gcha_1.0, whole genome shotgun sequence. It encodes these proteins:
- the LOC130370394 gene encoding uncharacterized protein LOC130370394; the protein is MCAMTIPKHDAHNDKFCKMIHRLASKGSLICSEIRHFVDLDIAVGRKSPEEIFQLFDPVMLLRHPQTHFSILDVMLSVTGLKQEEYHSKSIQWLRDNNKITQYIEEAVKHFPNLPKGYQPSVVKNLHSVFCTLTEIPINISLAFVPILLELLSTNVLFPEEQNNVVITLYVIAQKTKVKDDWDWHFIKNLGSGISGFLIDNHTTTAMYAYGIFANLVSTEHAKGMFKSIGLTSVPEGILTFAARRMDDILKEGLRHLHRYLVQPSAVLQDSISAEEELLAPKKKKKNKKKKKKNSQLNDGLHNASSDLSTASVQESVANDLQPGNTTFKKEQKWSKRSVRWREKLEKLSKSEEIIKVGSILFVNDEEYRIATGSDGTEVFLGLREDGTEVAVKRMSKTNDNVLKNEESFLRLPELEHENIVRYMDYAKDSNFGYLALQLCEFTLEEFLRPDLTEKQKRNLVTDILSSLSVLHGQTPQILHRDIKPQNVLIDVREKARLADFGISRTLPKGQTSRHTKKAGTKCWMATENLEEDVASCKMSADIQVAGMLTYYILSGGHHPFGRGSRCESNILDGFYSLDHVQDLITKDLVKWMISKNPNERPTVQECLDHPFFWLKSKKIRYLGNIGNVEEVKNYSKTEKCLLDELDRDVGEASWKDWKQKFPREIVKKLDGKGTCSENTAGLLRFIRNLLQHPPKDAEQIDLMAIFPDLFGGAYVFARNKGWNSKYKLIEREKEDIISGAAMSKLSLEDRAPGFSVPVQESGGPPHSVTVIP